One Ilumatobacter coccineus YM16-304 genomic window, TCGCGAAGATGTTCTGCATCAGCATTCCGAGCACGTTCTTCGAGCGGACCATGCCGCCGTAGAAGAAGGCGAGGCCCGGGGTCATGAAGAGGACGAGGGCGGCTGCGATGAGCACCCATGCGGTGTTGCCTGAATCCATGGCGGGCGAACCTAGGACGGATCGCTGCGAGGTGATAGAGGCGAAACGCGGCGTTCACACGTTCGAAACGTGCCGAAAATGGGTGAACCCCGGGCCAATGGTCAGAGGACGATGACCGTGGCCCGGGGTTCGAGAGACGCAGCGTTGCATCTCGATGTGTCGTGCTCCCGGCTGGGGGGACCGGGAGCACGTGTCCTCGTTGGGGAAACGTGTATGAGGTCCGGTGGGGCCTAGACCGCGTCGATCCCTTCCTCTCCCGTGCGGATACGGATGATGCGCTCGACGTCGCTCACCCAGATCTTGCCGTCACCGATCTTGCCGGTTGCAGCGCCCTTCTTGATCGCCTCGATCGCGGTGTCGACACCGCTCTCGTCGACGACGACCTCGACGCTCACCTTGGGCACGAAGTCGATCTTGTACTCGGCGCCTCGGTAGGTCTCGGTGTGTCCGCCCTGTCGGCCGAAGCCGCGAACCTCGCTCACGGTGATGCCGGCGATGCCGGCCTCCTTGAGCGAATCCTTCACGTCATCGAGCTTGAACGGCTTGATGACTGCGGTGATGAGTTTCATGTTGTTGGTTCCTTCTCAGTCAGTCGTTTGGTGTGTACCGCTCAGGCGGTTGCGTCTGCCGTGTAGCCGGCCATGCCGTGCTCGGGGATGTCGAGTCCGCCGATCTCTTCCTCTTCGCTGACTCGCAGGCCGAGGGTGGCCTTGAGTGCGGAGAAGACGGCGAAGCTGGCGACGCCGACCCAGACGATGATCGTGAGGACCATGAGGAACTGGACAGCGAGCTGCTCGAAGCCGCCGCCGTAGATGAGGCCCGCATCGTCACGACCGAGGAACGCATCGTCGTACTTGGCGAAGATGCCGATCGAGAGCACGCCCCAGATGCCGACGACACCGTGGACGCTGATGGCGCCGACCGGGTCGTCGATCTTGATCTTGTCGAAGAAGAGCACAGCGAAGACGACGATGATGCCGCCGACGGCGCCGATGACGATCGACATGATCGGGGTGGCGGTGCCACACGGTCCGGTGATGGCCACGAGGCCGGCGAGGACGCCGTTGCCGATGAAGGCGATGTCGGGCTTGCCCGTCTTGACCCAGATGAGCACGGTCGTGGCGAGTCCGCCGGCGGCCGCTGCCAGGATCGTGTTGAGGGCAATACCGGTCACCAAGTTGTCGGCGGCGAGCTCCGAACCGGGGTTGAAGCCGAACCAGCCGAGCCACAGGATGAACACACCGACGATGGCGAACGGGACGTTGTGACCCGGGATCGCTCGAGGCGTGCCGTCTTCGGCGAACTTGCCCTTGCGGGGTCCGACGAGGAACGCACCGACGAGGGCGGCGACGCCACCGGTCATGTGCACGACGCCGGAGCCGGCGAAGTCGGAGTACACGGCATCACCGATCGAGATGTTGGCGATGAAGCCACCGCCCCAGGTCATGTGGACCACGACCGGGTAGATGACGGCGCACATCACGACACCGAAGATGAGGTACGACACGAACTTCGTGCGTTCTGCCATCGCTCCGGAGCAGATGGTCACTGCGGTTGCAGCGAACACGGCCTGGAAGAAGAAGAACGTTCCGTGCGACAGGTTGATGACACCACTGCCGCCGAGGGCGTTGATGTCGAGGTCGTTCATGAAGAACGAACCGCCGTCGGTTCCGAAGAAGTCGTTGCCGCTGCTGAACGCCAGGGCGTAGCCGGTGGCGAAGAACGCCAGGATGCCGATGATCGCGTCCGCCATGTTCTTGGCGAAGATGTTCACGACGTTCTTCGCTCGGGTCAAGCCTGCTTCGACGAGTGCGAAGCCCGCCTGCATGAAGAAGACGAGACAGCCGGCGATGAACACCCAGATGTTGTCGAGTACAGCTTGGACTTCAGGTGCTTCCTGGGCGAGTGCTGTGCCAGGCATCAATGCGACGAGCGCAGTGACACCTCCCAGGCCTGAAACGATTCGTAGTGCTCTGTTGCGCACGGTGGTAGTCCTCCAATAAGTCGCGTAATGCGGAATCTGAATACATGCAGATGCCAGGTGCCACGCTGCCGCCCGGATCAGATGCGCAAGCTAAGGGGCCGGGGTTTCTCGACTGTCGCCCCGACGTTTCGTGTTGGTGAACGCCCGTCACGTCGGCGTGTTCAACATGTTTCGGCAACATGAAGTGCCCAGCCAGCGACACCCCTGAGGATGATTTCTGCCCAGGCTCGATGTCGTCG contains:
- a CDS encoding ammonium transporter; the protein is MPGTALAQEAPEVQAVLDNIWVFIAGCLVFFMQAGFALVEAGLTRAKNVVNIFAKNMADAIIGILAFFATGYALAFSSGNDFFGTDGGSFFMNDLDINALGGSGVINLSHGTFFFFQAVFAATAVTICSGAMAERTKFVSYLIFGVVMCAVIYPVVVHMTWGGGFIANISIGDAVYSDFAGSGVVHMTGGVAALVGAFLVGPRKGKFAEDGTPRAIPGHNVPFAIVGVFILWLGWFGFNPGSELAADNLVTGIALNTILAAAAGGLATTVLIWVKTGKPDIAFIGNGVLAGLVAITGPCGTATPIMSIVIGAVGGIIVVFAVLFFDKIKIDDPVGAISVHGVVGIWGVLSIGIFAKYDDAFLGRDDAGLIYGGGFEQLAVQFLMVLTIIVWVGVASFAVFSALKATLGLRVSEEEEIGGLDIPEHGMAGYTADATA
- a CDS encoding P-II family nitrogen regulator, which encodes MKLITAVIKPFKLDDVKDSLKEAGIAGITVSEVRGFGRQGGHTETYRGAEYKIDFVPKVSVEVVVDESGVDTAIEAIKKGAATGKIGDGKIWVSDVERIIRIRTGEEGIDAV